The following coding sequences are from one Zalophus californianus isolate mZalCal1 chromosome 5, mZalCal1.pri.v2, whole genome shotgun sequence window:
- the LOC113928873 gene encoding cytochrome c oxidase subunit 6B1-like, whose protein sequence is MAEDIKTKIRNYQTAPFDSHFPNQNQTRNCWQNYLDFHFCEKAMTAKRGDVSVCKWYRRVYKSLYPISWVSAWDDRRAEGTFPGKI, encoded by the coding sequence ATGGCAGAAGACATCAAGACCAAAATCAGGAACTACCAGACCGCCCCTTTTGACAGCCACTTCCCCAACCAGAACCAGACCAGGAACTGCTGGCAGAACTACCTGGACTTCCACTTCTGTGAGAAGGCAATGACTGCTAAAAGGGGTGATGTCTCCGTGTGCAAATGGTACCGTCGTGTGTACAAGTCCCTCTACCCCATATCCTGGGTATCAGCCTGGGACGACCGGCGGGCAGAAGGCACATTTCCTGGGAAGATCTGA